The Halobaculum magnesiiphilum genome contains the following window.
AACGGAATGATCTGAACGGCGACGACGACCCGCCCGTTTCACGCTGTCTCGATCCCGCGCTGGCGACGGCGTCGGCTATCGCGCCGGTGACCGCGTGGGCGACCGCACCGGTGACCGCGTCGGAGGTCGCGCCAGCGACCGCGTCGGCGGATCGGCCCGGCCCGGCCCGGCCCGGACCGGCGAGGGGTTCAATAGCGACCGTCGCCAATCGCGGGTGTGATCGGTGAGTGGCTCGCGGCGCTGCCGGGATGGCTCGTATGGGGCGTCGCCGCCGGCGTGGTCGCCTCCGCCGGCGTCGCGGGCGTCTTCCTCGCGGCCAACCGCCTGTTCCCGGACCCCCCCGCGCGGACCGGTTCCCGCGACCAGGGGTCGCTCCGGCGGAAGGCCGAGATCCGCGACTACCTCCGGCGCATCGACGAGCGGTTCGTCGAGAACGCCGACCTCGACGGCACGCGCGTCGAGTTCTACCTGCCCGAGCGGGACGTCGCGCTCACCTTCGACGTCCACGCGTACTTCGGCATCCGCGACGACGAGGACCGACACACCCGCGTGATCCTCTGTGAACACGAGATGCCGGGCCGCCACCTCGGGCGGCGCCTCCCGTTCGAGGTGCCCGACCTCCACCTCGGCCCCGACCCGACGGCGAGGCCGGTGACCGCCGCCTTCGACACGCTCGAACTGCCGGCCACCGCCGACGAGGAGTCCGTCGAGCGGGCCTACCGCGAGAAGGTGAAGGAGACCCACCCGGACCAGGGCGGGAGCCGCGAGGCGTTCTCGGAGGTCCGGGAGGCGTACGCGACCGCGCTGGATCACGCCGAGGAGTCGTCCGGGACCGGTCGCGGACGCGCCTGACCGAGCGCTCGTCCTACCGCGAGATCCCGCCGTCGCCCTCGGCGACGACGCGCTCGACCTCCTCGGGGGTGACGACCGCGAGGTCGCCGGCGATCGTCCGCTTGAGCGACGCGGTCGCGGCGCCCCACTCCAGGGCGGCGTCGATGTCGCCGCCGATCGCACGTTTCGCGAGGAAGCCGCCGACGAACGCGTCGCCGGTGCCGATGGCGTCGAGCGTGTCGGCCTCGTACACCGGCTGCTCGAACACCTCGCCGTCGTGGAGCGCGAGCGCGCCGCGGTCGCCGCGGGTGACCACGACGGTCTCGAAGCCGAAGTCGGTCGCCAGCCCGTGGGCGACCTCGACGGCCTCGCCGTCGCGGTCGAGTACCGCCTCCGCGTCGCGCTTGGCGACGAACAGCGCGTCGACGTGCTCGAACAGGGCCGTCAGGGTCTCGCGGGCCTCGGCGTGGCTCCAGAGCTTGCTCCGGTAGTTCAGGTCGAAGCTCGTCGTCGCGCCCGCCTCGCTCGCGCGTTCGAGCACCGCCCGGGTCGTCTCGGCGGCGGCATCGGACAGCGCCGGCGTGATCCCCGTGGTGTGGAACGCGGTCGCGTCGTCGAGCACGCCCAGCGGGATCTCCTCGGGCGCGACGGTCGTCACCGCCGAGTCCGCGCGGTCGTAGATGACGTTCGTGCCGCGGGGCTCGCCGCCGTGTTCGAGGTAGTAGGTGCCGAGGCGCGCGTCATCGTCCCACGCGACTCCGGTGCGGACGCCGTGGGCGCGCAGTTCGCTCACGACCCGGCGGCCGAGCGGCGAGCGCGGGAGCTTCGACAGCCACACCGAGTCCAGTCCCAGCGACGCGCCCGCGACGGCGACGTTGCTCTCGGCGCCGCCGACGCGCACGTCGAACTCGTCGGTCGTCTCCAGCCTGGTCCCCTGCGGCGGGGAGAGTCGCAGCATCGTCTCCCCGAACGTGACGAGGTCGGTCATGCGCGAGGCGACGGCGGGGGCCACCAAGAAGGGTCTGGAAGCGCGGCGGCGACGAGTCGATCTACTCCGCGCGCCGGCCGCCGTGGCCGGGATAGTCGCGCTCGAACCGATCTTCGATTTCCCCTCGGCCGAACTCCACGAGCACGGGCCGTCCGTGCGGGCATGCGTATGGGTTCTCGCAGGCGTCGAGCGCGTCCAGCAGGTCGGCGACGCTCCCCTCGGTCAGCGAGGTGTTCCCGGTCACGGACGGGTAGCAGGCCAGGTCGGCGAGCAGCGCGTCGGCGACCTCCGAGACGGGCCGGTCGCCGGCGGTCACCTCGTCGGCGAAGGCAGCGAGCACGTCCCGCAGCAGGTCCGGGTCCAGCGTGGCGTCGAACACCGCCGGCACCGCCGTCACCGCGACGACGTGGGTCGGGGGGTCGTCGCCGCGGTCGCCGTCGGAACCGCCATCGCCGCCCTCGTCCCCGCCGCGCTGCTCGACGCGCTCCGCCCGGAACCCGACCTCGCGCAGCGCCTCGCGGAACGTCTCGAACAGCTCCGACTCGCGGGCGGTCAGCTCCAGTTCGACGGGCGTCGCGAGCGTCTGTGCGGGCGCGCTGTCGCCGACGGCGTTCCGGAGCCGCTCGTAGTTGACGCGCTCGTCGGCCGCGTGCTGGTCGACGAGGACGAGGCCCTCGTCGGTCTCGCAGACGACGTACGTGTCGTCGTACTGCCCGAGCACCCGCATCGACGGCAGCCTGTCGCGCTCGGTTCGATCGTCGGTGGTGCCCCCCGCCAGGGTCGACTGCGAGGGCGCCCCCCACGTCCGGGATCGATCCGACGGCGTCGCTTCCGAGGTGCCGGGGTCGGAGCCGGCGCCGTCGGCCGGCCCGTCCGCGGGCTCGCGGTCGTCCGCCCCGTCGTCGGACTGCCACGCCCGCGGCGACGGCGCCCCGCCGGCGGTCGCGTCCGTCCGTCCGCGCTCGGGGTGGTCGGTCGGTCGGTCGTCGTCGGTGCTCCCGCCGAGGTCGACGCGCCAGGCCGCGTCGTCGTCGGTCGCGGCGTCCGTGTCGGTCGCGTCGGCCATGCCGTCCGCCCCATCCGCGTTCGTGTCGCCCGTGCCGTCCTCCGGCGGCGTCACGCCGTCCGTCGGGGCGTCCGCCGGATCCTCGGGCGTCGAGTCGTCGGGCCCGCCCCAGGCGTCGAGTACGGAGGAGGTGGTCTCGGCGCCGGCGCTCGTCGCGTCGGCGGTTTCGGGGTCGGCGTGGCCGTCGTCGGGGTCGGTGGTTCCGTGACCGCCGTCGTCACTGTCGTCGTCACCATCGTCGTCCTCCCGGCGCTTGCGCGCGGCGTGTTCGTGGTCGGTGCCGGCCCCGCCGACGATCTCCGGGTCGACGGCGGCCTCGTCGGGAGCCGAGCGCCCCCGCGGTGCCGACGAGCGCACGAGACCGTGCTCCAACAGCGCCGCCCGGACCGCCTCGCGGACGGTTCCGATCACGTCCGCGTCCTCGTCGAAGCGCACCTCCGTCTTGCGCGGGTGGACGTTCACGTCGACGGCCGGCGCGGGCACGTCGACGAACAGGACGGCGAACGGGTAGCGGTCGGTCGCCAGTTGACCGCCGTAGGCGTCGACGACGGCGCCGCGGAGATCGCCGTCGCGCACCCAGCGGTCGTTCACGTACGTGGTGAGGTACTCCCGGCCCACGCGGGTCGTCTCCGGATGTGAGACGAGCCCCGAGACGGACACCGCTCCGGAGTCGGACTCGTATGCGACGTCGACCATCGACTCGGCGACCTCGCGGCCGTAGACGGCGAGGACGGCCGAGCGTCGGTTGCCGTCGCCGGGGGAGGCGAACACCTCGCGGCCGTCGTGCTCCAGCGAGACCGCCACGTCGGGGTTCGCGAGCGCGTACGCCGAGACGACGCCGCTGACGCGGTCGAACTCCGTGGCGGGCGTCTTGAGGAACTTCCGGCGCGCGGGCGTGCGCCCGAACAGGTCGCGTACCTCGACGGTCGTCCCGACGGGGCAGCCCGCCGGCTGCACCTCGCGCTCGTCGCCGTGATCGACGACGAGTTCGGCGCCGGTGTCGGCGTCGGGGGTGCGCGAGCGCACGGTCAGTTCCGCGACCGCGCCGACGGAGTGGAGCGCCTCCCCGCGGAACCCGAGCGTCGCGACGCCCGAGTCGAGGTCGTCCATGCCGTCGAGCTTGCTGGTGGCGTGTTTCGCCACCGCCATCGGGATCTCCTCGGGGGGGATGCCCGCGCCGTCGTCGCGCACGCGGATGCCGTCGATGCCGCCGTTCTCGACGGCGACGGCGACGCGGTCGGCGCCGGCGTCGAGGGCGTTCTCGACGAGCTCCTTCACGACGGAGGCGGGTCGCTCGACGACCTCGCCCGCCGCGATCTCCCGGACGGTGCGGTCGTCGAGCGCGCGGATCTCCCCGGTCATCGCTCGAACGCTCGGGGTCGAGGGGTATCAATCCCGTGTTCGGACGCACCCCCACGTTCGACCCGCGACCGACCACGAATTCCCCGTCACCGAAATTCTACGCGCTGAGAACTCCGGCGGACTGATTAAATACACCGTCCGCATCCGAGGGGATACGCAGATGAGCAGGAGTGGGACGCAGGAGGGAGTGGGACCCCGAGCGGTCGAGCGGGAGCGCTCCTCGAAGGCCGAGTTGGTGTTGACGCCGCCGGGACCGGACCGACGAACGATGCTGAAGCGCCAGGCGGTCTCGGGGTACGTCGATCACCCCACGGTCGTGGAGTTCACCTACGACTCCGATCCGGTGGCGCTGCACGAGCGCTGGCGCGCCGAGGTCGGCGCGCCGCCGTGTCATATGATCGTCGACGCGTCCGGAACCGGCGAGGTCCCCGGGCCGCGCGTCGCCGCCGACGGCGGATCCTTCGCCGTCGAGGGCGCGCACCCGCGGGATCTCACGGGACTGTGCATGAAGTGGCAGGACGCGCTGGCGGAGGCTCGCGGGCAGGGGAACCTGTTCGTCGCGTTCGACTCGGTGACCGCGCTCCTCCAGTACGCCGATCTCAGCGTCGCCTATCGGTTCCTCCACACCCTCGTCGCCGGCGTCCACCGCGTCGGCGCCCGCGCGCAGTTCTATCTCGACCCGGAGGCGCACGACGACCGGACGGTCTCGACGATTCAGGGGCTCTTCGACGCCGTCCGACGGATCGGCTGACCGGACGGCCGCACTCGCGACACCCTGATAGACCGTCCCCGCGTTCGGGACGGTATGGATCTCCGACGACGATTCGCCGACCTCGACGTGTTCTGGGAGCGCCACGCCAACCCCAAGAGCGGGTGGTCGCGGCTGCTCGCGACTCCCCTGATCCTCCTCGCCGTGTACCTCAGGAGCAAGCGGATCCTCGCCCTCGCGCTCGGGTGGACGGTCGTGAACCCGGTGCTCTTCCCCAGAGTCGACCGGGAGGTCGACCACCCCTCGATCATGACACGCGGCGTCGACGCCGAGCGCGCGTGGCTCCGCGGCGACCTCGACCCCGGCGCCTGGGAGCGACTCAACGGGCTCTCGGCGGCGCCGTTCGCCTACGCGCTGTACGCCGCCTACCGCCGGCAACCCGTTCGCGCCGCGGTCGCGGGCGCGGTCTCGATGGCGCTGAAGCTCGCGTTCGTGTTCGGGATCGCCCGGCGCGACGTGAGGCGACTCGACGCCGCGCGCGACGACTGAGCGCCGGTCGGCGCGGGCGGGGCGAGCCGCGCCGGCGACACCCTCCTGTGACCCTTGACGAACCGCTGGTGTTTACCGCGGAAGTTCCACTTCCTCCCCGTCTCGCGGTTTCACCGCTCACGGGTCACTCCGTCCCCGTTCGCTTCTCGTGGCCTCTCTTCGGTCGGCCACGCACCGCTCGACTTACGGGAGGTCTACGACCTCCCCCGCTCACGGCTCCGCGGCTCACGGGTCACTCCGTTCCCCGTTCGCCTTCTCGTGGCCTTCCTTCGGTCGGCCACGCACCGTTCGCGTTATCGAGGAAGTTCCACTTCCTCGCCGTCCGCCCACACGGTCGGCTCCGTCACGATCCCGTCGAGATGCAGCGGCGCGTCCGTGTCGCCGCCGATGCCCGCGTCGTCGCCGATGGCGATGTGGACCGTGCCGGCGGCCTTCTCGTCGAGCAGCACCGACCCGACGAGATCCGTGACGCCGACGTTCGTCCCGATGCCCAACTCAGCGAGGTTGTACGCGTCGCGGCCGACCTCCTCGGCGGCGGCCTCGACCTGCTCGCGAACCTCGTCGTCCGAGATGTCGGTGACGAAGCCGTCCTCGACCTCGAAGCGGAGCTCCCGTCCCTCCAACAGGCCGTAGGGCATCATCGTCCCGTCGACGACGTAGGTGCCGTTCGCGTCCTCGGGGCTGACGAACACCTCGCCCGCGGGGAGGTTCGAGAACGAGCCCGCCTCGCTCACGTCGCCGGTGTCCGCCAGAAACTCCCGGTCGCCGGGCTCGAAGGTGATGTCGGTGCCGGCCTCGGTGGTCACGCGGATCTCCTCGGCGTCGCCGACCTGCGCCAGCACCTCGTCGCAGTGGCGGGCGATGGCGTCGTAGTCGGCGTCGAGGCCGGTGACGAACACCTCGCGGGTGATCCCCGGGAGCGTCGCGCCGCGGGCGCCGGCGTCGCAGGCGGCGCCGCGGGCGCGGGTGTGACTCAGGCTCTTCGTCGTCGGCGCGAGGAAGGCGTCGGCCTCACGCATCGCGGCGGCGACGGGCGCGGGCGGCTCCTCGCCGTGCTGGCTCGCGGGCGGATAGCGGACGATACTCGCGTCGTCGGTCACCTCGCTGGCGACCGCGTACAGCGCCTCGCCGATCTCGGCGCGCTTGTCGTCGGTGA
Protein-coding sequences here:
- a CDS encoding DUF6653 family protein, with translation MDLRRRFADLDVFWERHANPKSGWSRLLATPLILLAVYLRSKRILALALGWTVVNPVLFPRVDREVDHPSIMTRGVDAERAWLRGDLDPGAWERLNGLSAAPFAYALYAAYRRQPVRAAVAGAVSMALKLAFVFGIARRDVRRLDAARDD
- the kdgK1 gene encoding bifunctional 2-dehydro-3-deoxygluconokinase/2-dehydro-3-deoxygalactonokinase encodes the protein MTDLVTFGETMLRLSPPQGTRLETTDEFDVRVGGAESNVAVAGASLGLDSVWLSKLPRSPLGRRVVSELRAHGVRTGVAWDDDARLGTYYLEHGGEPRGTNVIYDRADSAVTTVAPEEIPLGVLDDATAFHTTGITPALSDAAAETTRAVLERASEAGATTSFDLNYRSKLWSHAEARETLTALFEHVDALFVAKRDAEAVLDRDGEAVEVAHGLATDFGFETVVVTRGDRGALALHDGEVFEQPVYEADTLDAIGTGDAFVGGFLAKRAIGGDIDAALEWGAATASLKRTIAGDLAVVTPEEVERVVAEGDGGISR
- a CDS encoding J domain-containing protein → MIGEWLAALPGWLVWGVAAGVVASAGVAGVFLAANRLFPDPPARTGSRDQGSLRRKAEIRDYLRRIDERFVENADLDGTRVEFYLPERDVALTFDVHAYFGIRDDEDRHTRVILCEHEMPGRHLGRRLPFEVPDLHLGPDPTARPVTAAFDTLELPATADEESVERAYREKVKETHPDQGGSREAFSEVREAYATALDHAEESSGTGRGRA
- the mutL gene encoding DNA mismatch repair endonuclease MutL is translated as MTGEIRALDDRTVREIAAGEVVERPASVVKELVENALDAGADRVAVAVENGGIDGIRVRDDGAGIPPEEIPMAVAKHATSKLDGMDDLDSGVATLGFRGEALHSVGAVAELTVRSRTPDADTGAELVVDHGDEREVQPAGCPVGTTVEVRDLFGRTPARRKFLKTPATEFDRVSGVVSAYALANPDVAVSLEHDGREVFASPGDGNRRSAVLAVYGREVAESMVDVAYESDSGAVSVSGLVSHPETTRVGREYLTTYVNDRWVRDGDLRGAVVDAYGGQLATDRYPFAVLFVDVPAPAVDVNVHPRKTEVRFDEDADVIGTVREAVRAALLEHGLVRSSAPRGRSAPDEAAVDPEIVGGAGTDHEHAARKRREDDDGDDDSDDGGHGTTDPDDGHADPETADATSAGAETTSSVLDAWGGPDDSTPEDPADAPTDGVTPPEDGTGDTNADGADGMADATDTDAATDDDAAWRVDLGGSTDDDRPTDHPERGRTDATAGGAPSPRAWQSDDGADDREPADGPADGAGSDPGTSEATPSDRSRTWGAPSQSTLAGGTTDDRTERDRLPSMRVLGQYDDTYVVCETDEGLVLVDQHAADERVNYERLRNAVGDSAPAQTLATPVELELTARESELFETFREALREVGFRAERVEQRGGDEGGDGGSDGDRGDDPPTHVVAVTAVPAVFDATLDPDLLRDVLAAFADEVTAGDRPVSEVADALLADLACYPSVTGNTSLTEGSVADLLDALDACENPYACPHGRPVLVEFGRGEIEDRFERDYPGHGGRRAE
- a CDS encoding aminopeptidase; this translates as MDDDLRAAAETAIHQCLDLGDDESLAVVTDDKRAEIGEALYAVASEVTDDASIVRYPPASQHGEEPPAPVAAAMREADAFLAPTTKSLSHTRARGAACDAGARGATLPGITREVFVTGLDADYDAIARHCDEVLAQVGDAEEIRVTTEAGTDITFEPGDREFLADTGDVSEAGSFSNLPAGEVFVSPEDANGTYVVDGTMMPYGLLEGRELRFEVEDGFVTDISDDEVREQVEAAAEEVGRDAYNLAELGIGTNVGVTDLVGSVLLDEKAAGTVHIAIGDDAGIGGDTDAPLHLDGIVTEPTVWADGEEVELPR
- a CDS encoding DUF7504 family protein produces the protein MSRSGTQEGVGPRAVERERSSKAELVLTPPGPDRRTMLKRQAVSGYVDHPTVVEFTYDSDPVALHERWRAEVGAPPCHMIVDASGTGEVPGPRVAADGGSFAVEGAHPRDLTGLCMKWQDALAEARGQGNLFVAFDSVTALLQYADLSVAYRFLHTLVAGVHRVGARAQFYLDPEAHDDRTVSTIQGLFDAVRRIG